The Antarcticibacterium sp. 1MA-6-2 genome has a window encoding:
- a CDS encoding DUF4870 domain-containing protein, translated as MNTSAETGKSAAIVAYITIVGTIIAFFLNNDTKNTFASFHIRQALGIHITYFLLGALISIFDSWMITYAFWIFIFVLWGYGIVTAIQGEQREVPILGNKFQNWFSTIN; from the coding sequence ATGAATACTTCAGCTGAAACAGGAAAAAGTGCTGCTATAGTGGCTTATATTACTATTGTAGGTACTATTATTGCATTTTTTCTAAACAACGATACAAAAAATACTTTTGCAAGCTTTCATATTAGGCAGGCCTTAGGAATTCACATTACTTATTTTCTCCTGGGTGCTCTTATAAGCATTTTTGACAGCTGGATGATCACCTATGCCTTTTGGATCTTTATCTTCGTGCTATGGGGATATGGTATAGTAACTGCCATCCAGGGAGAACAAAGGGAAGTCCCGATATTGGGAAATAAATTTCAAAACTGGTTTAGTACCATAAATTAA
- a CDS encoding HU family DNA-binding protein has translation MNKTDLIDAMAENAGISKAAAKKALESFLENVEKSLKKGDRVSLVGFGSWSVSKRAAREGRNPQTGKTIKIAAKNVVKFKAGADLQKAVN, from the coding sequence ATGAACAAAACGGATTTAATCGATGCAATGGCTGAGAACGCTGGGATTTCAAAAGCAGCGGCAAAAAAAGCACTGGAATCTTTTCTTGAAAACGTAGAAAAATCCCTTAAAAAAGGAGATCGTGTATCTTTAGTAGGATTTGGTTCATGGTCTGTATCGAAGAGAGCAGCTCGTGAAGGAAGAAATCCACAAACCGGAAAGACAATAAAAATTGCTGCTAAAAATGTAGTAAAATTTAAAGCCGGAGCAGATTTACAGAAAGCTGTAAACTAA
- a CDS encoding alpha/beta hydrolase encodes MTVKELSLYHLIREPKLKTAKSPVLIMLHGYGSDANDLFGFKDELPDELFIISAQAPYPLPPYGNAWYALNFTNEGGKFSDDIQAVESRKKIIKFIDEVIENYPVDSENVTLLGFSQGTILSYAVALSNPNKVKNVIALSGYIHENILEEGYETNDFSNLSVYASHGTQDQVIPVSWARNSPQILKKLGIDHTYSEFPVGHGVAPQNLMEVKQWIKNKI; translated from the coding sequence ATGACTGTAAAAGAACTATCACTTTATCATCTTATTAGAGAACCAAAACTTAAAACCGCAAAGTCTCCGGTTCTAATAATGTTGCACGGCTACGGTAGTGACGCTAATGATTTATTTGGATTTAAAGACGAACTACCAGACGAACTCTTTATAATTTCGGCTCAAGCCCCCTACCCTCTTCCTCCTTATGGAAATGCTTGGTATGCTTTAAATTTTACAAATGAGGGTGGAAAATTTAGTGATGACATTCAGGCTGTAGAATCCAGGAAAAAGATCATAAAATTCATAGATGAAGTAATCGAGAATTATCCTGTAGACAGTGAAAATGTAACTCTACTAGGATTTAGCCAGGGTACTATTTTAAGTTATGCAGTTGCTCTAAGCAATCCTAATAAAGTTAAAAATGTGATAGCTCTTAGCGGTTATATCCATGAAAATATACTGGAAGAAGGATACGAGACAAATGATTTTTCGAACTTAAGTGTTTATGCTTCACACGGGACTCAGGACCAGGTAATCCCGGTTTCGTGGGCTAGAAACAGTCCACAAATCTTAAAGAAGCTGGGAATTGACCATACTTATTCTGAATTTCCTGTGGGACATGGTGTAGCCCCACAAAATCTAATGGAGGTTAAGCAGTGGATTAAAAATAAGATCTAA
- a CDS encoding TonB-dependent receptor, with translation MPITIMGDREFENVPSIKSKALRINLNENIYGTFAEIGAGQETVRNFFRSGGASGTIAKAMSAYDKDFSDAIYGVEDDKRYVTEARLKKMLSHEITLIEERITRDKHPNKLFFAYANTVATIDFAKQYKGHGWVGIKYQVDPHEAYNEISLHIRFHENDARLQQNTLGILGVNLIYGAYYKYDNPKKLLRYLYDHIDKDQIEIDTINFSGPRFEQVDNRLMSLQLVKNGMTDAVMFAPDGNNVLPAKILYKKNILALRGSFRPVTKVNMDMYKRSLELFIKEKKVSEENTEVIFEITLSNLRAEGEIDERDFMDRAELLCSLGQTVMISNFQEYYRVVEYFSRYSKERMGLAMGVNNLVDIFDEKYYRHLSGGILEAFGKLFFKDLKVYLYPFRDPETGELITSDNLKVHPRMKELYKFFKYNGKVVDIEDYNPEILDIFSREVLQMISEGKSGWENMLPERTTSMIKEHNLFGYKEKVEQGA, from the coding sequence ATGCCCATCACCATAATGGGGGACAGAGAATTTGAGAATGTCCCCTCGATCAAGAGTAAAGCATTGCGGATCAATCTAAATGAGAACATCTACGGAACCTTTGCTGAAATTGGCGCAGGACAGGAAACCGTAAGGAACTTCTTTAGATCTGGCGGGGCTTCCGGTACTATAGCGAAGGCTATGAGTGCTTATGATAAGGATTTTAGTGATGCTATTTACGGGGTCGAAGATGATAAAAGATATGTGACTGAGGCAAGGCTTAAAAAAATGCTCTCTCACGAGATAACGCTAATAGAAGAAAGAATAACCCGGGATAAACACCCTAACAAGCTATTCTTTGCCTACGCCAATACAGTAGCCACTATAGATTTCGCAAAGCAGTACAAAGGTCATGGATGGGTGGGAATAAAATACCAGGTAGATCCTCACGAAGCTTACAACGAAATTAGTCTTCATATTAGATTTCATGAAAATGATGCGAGGCTGCAACAGAATACCTTAGGGATACTGGGAGTAAATCTTATTTACGGAGCTTATTATAAATATGACAATCCTAAAAAGTTACTAAGGTATTTATATGATCACATCGACAAAGATCAAATTGAAATTGATACGATAAACTTTTCAGGTCCTCGTTTTGAGCAAGTGGATAATAGATTGATGAGTTTACAATTGGTGAAAAATGGAATGACAGATGCCGTTATGTTTGCGCCTGACGGGAATAACGTCTTACCTGCCAAAATCCTTTACAAGAAAAATATTCTTGCACTAAGAGGAAGTTTTCGCCCTGTTACCAAGGTGAATATGGATATGTATAAGCGTTCTCTGGAATTATTTATAAAAGAGAAAAAAGTTTCCGAAGAAAACACTGAAGTAATTTTTGAGATAACCCTTTCTAATTTAAGAGCTGAAGGTGAAATTGATGAAAGAGACTTTATGGACAGAGCAGAATTGTTATGTTCCCTGGGCCAAACAGTTATGATTTCTAATTTTCAGGAATATTACAGGGTGGTTGAATACTTCTCTCGCTATTCAAAAGAACGCATGGGACTTGCAATGGGAGTAAATAATCTTGTGGATATCTTTGATGAGAAATATTACCGTCACTTAAGCGGTGGTATTCTTGAAGCTTTTGGTAAACTATTCTTTAAAGATCTTAAGGTTTATTTATATCCATTTAGAGATCCTGAAACAGGAGAACTTATCACTAGTGACAACCTTAAAGTACATCCAAGGATGAAGGAACTTTATAAGTTCTTTAAGTATAATGGAAAAGTGGTTGATATTGAAGATTATAATCCGGAAATACTGGATATTTTCTCCAGAGAAGTGCTTCAAATGATTAGTGAAGGCAAATCTGGTTGGGAGAATATGTTACCAGAGCGTACTACCTCAATGATTAAGGAACACAACTTATTTGGATATAAGGAAAAAGTGGAGCAGGGTGCTTAA
- a CDS encoding dihydroorotase family protein codes for MRLLIKSAKIIDSESSFHKKKMDILIVNGRIEEIGSSLKPSKVDKEVKLEDLHVSRGWFDSSVNFGEPGYEERETISNGLKTAAKSGFTGVAINPETQLIVDDNGAVTSLLSKAAREVTIAYPIGALTRQAKGKELAELYDMRQAGAVAFGDYKKPVMNSNLLKLALQYAQNFGGLVQSYPQDSKIAGNGLVNEDENSTKLGLKGIPGLAEELHITRDLAILEYTGGKLHIPTISTAKAVKLIKEAKKKDLDVTCSVAIHNLIFTDDLLTNFDTRAKVLPPLRTKKDTAALFKGLKEGVIDMVTSDHFPVDIEHKKVEFEHALFGTIGIETAFGALLKLTGDLDFTISLLTKGKSRFGIKEAQIAEGSEADLSLFSPKGTREFTREEIFSTSKNSIFINSEISGKTYGIIAGDKWEIQE; via the coding sequence ATGAGATTGCTAATTAAATCGGCTAAAATTATTGATTCGGAATCCTCTTTCCATAAAAAGAAAATGGATATTTTAATTGTAAATGGCAGGATTGAAGAAATTGGTTCTTCCTTAAAGCCATCAAAGGTAGACAAAGAAGTAAAACTTGAGGATCTTCATGTTTCCCGGGGTTGGTTTGATAGCAGTGTTAACTTTGGAGAGCCTGGATATGAAGAAAGAGAAACAATATCGAACGGATTAAAGACCGCAGCAAAAAGCGGTTTTACAGGAGTAGCAATAAACCCTGAAACGCAGCTTATTGTAGATGATAATGGAGCTGTAACTTCTCTTCTTTCAAAGGCAGCCAGAGAAGTAACAATAGCTTATCCTATTGGAGCATTGACCCGGCAGGCAAAAGGAAAGGAACTGGCAGAGTTATATGATATGAGACAGGCAGGAGCAGTTGCTTTTGGGGATTATAAGAAACCTGTTATGAACTCCAATCTATTGAAACTGGCACTGCAATATGCACAGAATTTTGGAGGATTAGTACAATCTTATCCACAGGATAGCAAAATTGCTGGGAATGGCCTTGTGAATGAAGATGAGAACAGCACCAAACTAGGCCTTAAAGGAATACCAGGACTTGCTGAAGAATTACATATCACCAGAGATCTTGCAATATTGGAATATACAGGTGGTAAATTACATATTCCAACAATTTCTACCGCAAAAGCAGTAAAACTCATTAAAGAGGCAAAAAAGAAAGATTTAGATGTCACCTGCAGTGTTGCAATTCACAATTTAATATTTACCGATGATCTTCTAACAAATTTTGACACCCGTGCAAAAGTCTTACCTCCTTTGCGAACAAAAAAAGACACAGCGGCGTTGTTTAAGGGTTTAAAAGAAGGAGTTATAGACATGGTAACATCAGATCATTTTCCTGTAGATATCGAACATAAAAAAGTTGAGTTTGAACATGCCCTCTTTGGAACCATTGGAATAGAAACAGCCTTTGGTGCCTTATTAAAGCTTACAGGTGATTTAGATTTTACCATAAGTCTCCTCACAAAAGGAAAAAGTAGATTTGGAATTAAAGAAGCACAAATAGCTGAGGGGAGTGAAGCAGATTTGAGCCTTTTCAGCCCAAAGGGAACAAGAGAATTTACAAGAGAAGAAATCTTCTCAACCTCCAAGAACAGCATTTTTATTAATTCTGAAATTTCCGGAAAGACCTACGGAATTATAGCCGGGGATAAGTGGGAAATCCAGGAATAA
- a CDS encoding DUF4290 domain-containing protein produces the protein MTYELEYNSERSKLIIPEYGRHLQKMVEHAVAIEDEQERNKVAKSIIAVMGNMNPHLRDVPDFQHKLWDQLFIISDFKLDVDSPFPKPSKDLLEERPDPMGYPQNFPKYRFYGNNIKRMIDEAVKMEEGPLKEALVYSIANHMKKSYLNWNRETVEDEIIFEHLRELSGGTINLKNKEEDLSEAANLLRGNKKFKSSNSSKKTNRNTRSRKRH, from the coding sequence TTGACATACGAATTAGAATATAACTCTGAAAGGAGTAAGTTAATAATACCCGAATATGGAAGACATTTGCAAAAAATGGTTGAACATGCAGTTGCCATTGAAGATGAGCAGGAGCGAAACAAAGTTGCAAAATCCATTATTGCTGTCATGGGAAATATGAATCCTCACCTTCGGGATGTTCCCGATTTTCAGCATAAATTATGGGATCAATTATTTATAATTAGTGACTTTAAGCTCGATGTTGACTCCCCCTTTCCCAAACCTTCAAAGGATTTACTGGAAGAAAGACCCGATCCTATGGGGTACCCTCAAAACTTTCCTAAATATCGTTTTTACGGGAACAATATTAAGAGGATGATAGATGAGGCCGTTAAAATGGAGGAGGGACCGCTAAAGGAAGCTCTTGTTTATTCCATTGCCAACCACATGAAAAAGTCATATCTCAACTGGAACAGGGAAACTGTAGAAGATGAAATAATTTTCGAACATTTAAGGGAACTGAGTGGTGGTACTATTAACTTAAAAAATAAAGAGGAAGATTTAAGCGAAGCTGCGAACCTTCTTAGAGGTAATAAAAAATTCAAAAGCAGCAATTCTTCCAAAAAAACTAACCGAAATACACGTAGTCGAAAACGTCATTAA
- a CDS encoding VWA domain-containing protein, translating to MQFHNPEVLYALFLLVIPVIVHLFQLRKFQRENFTNVKFLKKLSRQTRKSSRLKKWLVLATRLLLLSCIIFAFSRPFFPGEMEVTGEVDTLIYLDNSYSMQAEGQRGKLLERSVQELLESLPNDRSFFLMTNDEIYPEITKADLQNISYSANNVDFRTVLLRAENYFTRKSTSNKKLLLISDFQQELPDPEDILDLDVSIYSLPLKPENFSNVSLDSVYFSSAQATSGNISVHLSFMGNSPGNVPVSFFQKKN from the coding sequence ATGCAGTTTCATAATCCCGAAGTGTTGTATGCCTTATTTCTTCTGGTTATTCCTGTTATTGTTCATCTCTTCCAACTTAGAAAATTTCAAAGAGAGAATTTTACCAATGTCAAATTCTTAAAAAAGCTTTCCCGGCAAACCCGAAAAAGTTCCCGGCTTAAAAAGTGGTTAGTTCTTGCTACGCGATTATTACTTCTATCCTGTATAATTTTTGCATTTTCACGTCCTTTTTTTCCCGGTGAGATGGAAGTAACGGGAGAAGTTGATACTTTAATTTATTTAGATAACTCCTATAGTATGCAGGCCGAAGGCCAGCGTGGAAAATTGCTGGAACGAAGTGTCCAGGAATTACTGGAAAGTCTTCCCAATGACAGGTCCTTCTTCTTGATGACCAATGATGAAATCTATCCTGAAATTACCAAGGCAGATCTTCAAAATATCTCCTATTCCGCAAATAATGTAGATTTTAGAACAGTATTATTAAGAGCTGAAAATTACTTTACCAGGAAGTCAACCTCCAATAAAAAATTACTTTTGATATCAGATTTTCAGCAAGAATTACCTGATCCTGAAGACATTTTAGATTTAGATGTTTCTATTTATTCTTTACCGCTTAAACCTGAGAACTTCAGCAATGTGAGCCTGGATTCTGTATATTTTTCATCTGCGCAGGCTACTTCAGGTAATATTTCTGTGCATTTGAGTTTTATGGGAAATAGCCCTGGAAATGTCCCTGTCTCCTTTTTTCAGAAGAAAAATTAA
- the fmt gene encoding methionyl-tRNA formyltransferase, translating to MRDLRIVFMGTPEFAVTILDGILKEGFNVIGVITAPDKPAYRGRKVHESAVKKYASSAGLKILQPTNLKSEEFLKELQDLNPNVQVVVAFRMLPKVVWQFPEYGTFNLHASLLPQYRGAAPINWAIISGEETTGVTTFFLDEKIDTGDVILQLSVPIEPRESAGSLHDKLMHTGSKVVIKTLEQIRGKTVKTQKQREFDLIKEAPKLTKENTEVNWKMSPLEVYNFIRGLNPFPGAWSFLLEEENRLQVKIFDGLPIEEFHEIEAGTIIQISGKIKVATSGGFFEITDLQLPGKKRMKAKDLLNGYSFQKSAKFL from the coding sequence ATGAGAGATCTAAGAATCGTCTTTATGGGTACTCCGGAATTTGCTGTAACTATTCTGGACGGGATACTAAAAGAAGGATTTAACGTGATAGGAGTGATAACCGCACCTGATAAACCTGCTTACAGGGGAAGAAAGGTCCACGAAAGTGCAGTTAAAAAGTATGCCTCATCTGCCGGGCTCAAAATTTTGCAGCCTACCAATCTTAAGTCTGAAGAATTTTTAAAGGAACTTCAAGATTTAAATCCTAATGTGCAGGTAGTTGTGGCTTTTAGAATGCTGCCGAAAGTAGTTTGGCAATTTCCTGAGTACGGGACGTTTAACCTTCACGCTTCCCTCCTGCCTCAGTATCGTGGTGCCGCCCCAATAAATTGGGCAATTATAAGTGGAGAAGAAACTACTGGAGTAACCACGTTTTTTTTGGATGAAAAAATTGATACAGGAGATGTGATCCTACAGCTCAGCGTTCCCATAGAACCCCGGGAAAGTGCTGGTTCTCTCCACGATAAACTTATGCATACGGGGAGTAAGGTTGTAATTAAAACCCTGGAACAAATAAGAGGTAAAACCGTAAAAACTCAAAAACAGCGGGAATTCGATCTAATAAAAGAAGCTCCAAAATTAACCAAAGAGAATACTGAAGTAAACTGGAAAATGTCCCCTTTAGAAGTATATAATTTTATTAGAGGTTTGAATCCATTTCCCGGGGCCTGGTCCTTTTTATTGGAAGAAGAAAACAGGCTACAGGTAAAAATTTTTGATGGTTTACCAATAGAGGAATTTCATGAAATAGAGGCAGGGACCATCATTCAAATATCAGGAAAAATAAAAGTAGCAACATCTGGCGGTTTTTTTGAAATTACAGATTTACAATTACCGGGAAAGAAGAGAATGAAGGCAAAAGATCTTCTTAACGGTTACTCTTTTCAAAAATCAGCTAAATTTCTCTAA
- a CDS encoding ATP-dependent DNA helicase RecQ, with translation MKEAGTILKKYWGHNNFRPLQEEIISAAVNKRDLIALLPTGGGKSICFQIPALVIEGICLVISPLVALMEDQVKALQQKEIKALAIPGGISYHELDILLDNCIYGNYKFLYLSPERLNQDIVQHRIKQMNISLIAIDEAHCISQWGHDFRPAYLNISVLRELKPDVPFMALTASATKAVVEDIQEQLVLRNSLIFKSSLERKNIAYKVVHAEDKIYRLRQILNDPLETAIIYVRTRKATMELSLELQQYGYTVAAFHGGLSAREKSSKLAAWLKDDVKIMVATNAFGMGIDKSNVRHVVHLNLPESIESYFQEAGRAGRDSELTSATIITNRSDLPLLKNQFVKTLPDLEFTILVYKRLNSYFRIAYGEGQEENFDFNFADFCSHYQLHTERAYNTLQLLDRLSIIQLSQQFRKATNLQFVISNPELFRYLDENPKYDNIVKSILRIYGGIFENKLTLNLSSISKKTGEQENTLIAALQKLHNDKIVDFDYQQNDASITFLVPREDEAAIYPFSTYIRNQAKSKIDKIEAILAYVANDKDCRSQQLLKYFGETSPSKCGICSVCKPPENITGKEKVKQIYKEIIEQLEEKEKNSRELVAAIPYPEAGILKVLQLLLEKEIIVLTSNNNYKLKHL, from the coding sequence GTGAAGGAAGCGGGAACTATATTAAAAAAATACTGGGGGCATAATAATTTTCGTCCTTTACAGGAGGAGATAATTTCAGCTGCAGTTAATAAACGGGATTTAATTGCCTTACTACCTACAGGCGGAGGCAAATCTATTTGTTTTCAAATTCCGGCACTGGTCATAGAGGGCATTTGCCTTGTAATTTCTCCACTAGTAGCCCTTATGGAAGACCAGGTAAAAGCTCTTCAGCAAAAAGAAATAAAAGCATTAGCCATACCGGGAGGAATCTCGTATCACGAGCTTGATATACTTCTGGATAACTGCATTTATGGAAACTACAAATTTCTTTACCTCTCTCCGGAGCGTTTAAATCAGGATATTGTACAGCACCGAATTAAACAGATGAATATTAGTTTAATTGCAATTGATGAAGCTCATTGTATTTCTCAATGGGGTCATGATTTTAGACCAGCCTATCTTAATATTTCGGTTTTACGGGAGTTAAAGCCCGATGTACCTTTTATGGCTTTGACTGCTTCAGCAACAAAAGCAGTTGTGGAAGACATACAGGAACAGTTAGTTCTACGAAATTCTTTGATTTTTAAAAGTTCTTTGGAACGTAAAAATATTGCTTACAAGGTAGTTCACGCAGAAGATAAAATTTACAGGCTAAGACAAATTCTCAATGACCCTCTGGAAACAGCTATAATATATGTTAGAACCAGAAAAGCTACTATGGAACTTTCCCTGGAATTACAGCAGTACGGTTACACTGTTGCCGCTTTTCATGGAGGTCTTAGCGCCAGGGAGAAATCGTCTAAACTGGCGGCGTGGCTTAAGGATGATGTTAAAATAATGGTGGCTACAAATGCTTTTGGAATGGGCATAGATAAGTCTAACGTTAGACATGTGGTTCATTTGAATTTACCCGAAAGTATTGAAAGTTATTTTCAGGAAGCAGGAAGAGCAGGAAGAGATAGCGAACTTACAAGTGCAACTATTATTACTAATAGAAGTGATTTGCCCTTGTTAAAAAATCAATTTGTAAAAACTCTTCCAGATCTTGAATTTACTATTCTTGTCTATAAAAGACTTAACTCATATTTTCGAATTGCATACGGAGAAGGACAGGAGGAAAATTTTGACTTTAATTTTGCTGACTTTTGCAGCCACTACCAATTACATACAGAAAGAGCCTATAACACACTACAGTTATTAGACCGATTGAGTATAATCCAGTTATCTCAACAATTTAGGAAAGCGACTAATTTACAATTTGTGATTTCCAACCCGGAGCTATTCCGGTACCTGGATGAAAACCCTAAATATGACAATATAGTAAAGTCTATCTTGAGAATATACGGGGGTATTTTTGAAAATAAGCTTACTTTAAATCTTAGTTCAATTTCTAAAAAAACAGGGGAACAGGAAAATACTCTTATTGCTGCACTTCAAAAATTACATAATGATAAAATCGTTGATTTTGATTATCAGCAAAACGATGCATCTATAACGTTTCTTGTTCCGCGGGAAGATGAAGCCGCTATTTATCCTTTTTCAACTTATATTAGAAATCAGGCAAAGAGTAAAATTGATAAAATAGAAGCTATACTGGCTTATGTAGCAAATGATAAAGACTGCCGAAGCCAACAATTATTAAAATATTTTGGAGAAACCTCGCCGTCTAAGTGTGGCATCTGCTCAGTCTGCAAACCACCGGAGAACATAACAGGAAAAGAAAAAGTAAAGCAGATTTATAAAGAAATTATTGAACAGCTGGAGGAGAAGGAAAAAAATTCCCGGGAATTGGTCGCTGCTATTCCATATCCCGAAGCGGGAATTTTAAAAGTTTTACAATTGCTTCTTGAAAAAGAAATAATTGTACTAACCAGCAACAACAATTATAAACTAAAACATTTATGA
- a CDS encoding DUF493 family protein: MEPARNPEEFYKKLKSQLQDTAMWPTEYLYKFIVPTEREKILQIQNIFDNMGAVIHTRKSKKGTYTSVSVNVRMKNPDAVIAKYKKVGEEVEGVISL; encoded by the coding sequence ATGGAGCCCGCGAGAAATCCTGAAGAATTTTATAAAAAATTAAAATCGCAATTACAGGATACGGCCATGTGGCCAACCGAATATCTTTATAAATTTATTGTACCTACTGAAAGAGAGAAGATCCTGCAGATTCAAAATATATTTGACAACATGGGAGCAGTTATTCACACACGAAAATCCAAGAAAGGTACCTACACAAGTGTATCGGTTAACGTGAGAATGAAGAATCCTGATGCTGTTATAGCTAAATACAAGAAGGTAGGGGAGGAAGTTGAAGGTGTTATTTCCCTGTAA
- a CDS encoding AAA family ATPase, which produces MQNRKIVITDGPGTGKSSIVKHLEQHGYPCLHEVSREITATAQKEGISQLFLEKPILFSEKLLEARKNQYQQALLAQEPVIFFDRGLPDIVAYMDYFNTDYPEKFTVACKESRYDDIFLLPPWKEIYQTDNERYETFEQAKLIHNFLKKAYITYGYSPIEVPFGAIENRSNFILNKLHA; this is translated from the coding sequence GTGCAGAATAGGAAAATAGTTATTACTGATGGACCCGGTACAGGAAAATCTTCTATCGTTAAACATTTGGAGCAGCATGGCTATCCCTGCCTTCACGAAGTTTCACGAGAAATTACAGCTACAGCTCAGAAAGAAGGTATATCACAATTGTTCCTCGAGAAACCAATTTTATTTAGTGAGAAATTGCTCGAGGCGAGAAAAAACCAATATCAGCAAGCGCTCCTGGCTCAAGAGCCTGTTATTTTTTTTGATAGAGGGCTCCCGGATATTGTGGCTTACATGGATTATTTTAATACTGATTATCCGGAAAAATTTACTGTCGCCTGTAAGGAATCCAGATATGATGATATATTCCTGCTACCACCCTGGAAAGAAATTTACCAAACCGATAATGAGAGGTATGAAACTTTTGAACAAGCCAAGCTTATTCATAACTTCTTAAAAAAGGCATATATTACCTATGGCTACTCTCCTATTGAAGTCCCTTTTGGCGCTATAGAAAATCGTAGCAATTTTATATTAAATAAACTTCATGCTTAA